The Cervus canadensis isolate Bull #8, Minnesota chromosome 29, ASM1932006v1, whole genome shotgun sequence genome includes a window with the following:
- the RPS6KA4 gene encoding ribosomal protein S6 kinase alpha-4 isoform X2 — MKVLRKAALVQRAKTQEHTRTERSVLELVRQAPFLVTLHYAFQTDAKLHLILDYVNGGEMFTHLYQRQYFKEAEVRVYGGEIVLALEHLHKLGIIYRDLKLENVLLDSEGHIVLTDFGLSKEFLTEEKERTFSFCGTIEYMAPEIIRSKSGHGKAVDWWSLGILLFELLTGASPFTLEGERNTQAEVSRRILKCSPPFPPRIGPVAQDLLQRLLCKDPRKRLGAGPQGAQEVKDHPFFQGLDWAALAARKIPAPFRPQIRSELDVGNFAEEFTRLEPVYSPPGSPPPGDPRIFQGYSFVAPSILFDRNNAVMTDVLEASGAGDRPGPAALARSVMMQDSPFFQQYELDLREPALGQGSFSVCRRCRQLQSGQEFAVKILSRRLEENTQREVAALRLCQSHPNVVKLHEVHHDQLHTYLVLELLQGGELLEHIRKKRHFSESEASQILRSLVSAVSFMHEEAGVVHRDLKPENILYADDTPGAPVKIIDFGFARLRPQSPAGPMQTPCFTLQYAAPELLAQQGYDESCDLWSLGVILYMMLSGQVPFQGASGQGGQSQAAEIMCKIREGRFSLDGEAWEGVSEEAKELVRGLLTVDPAKRLKLEGLRGSSWLQDGSARSSPPLRTPDVLESSGSAVRSGLNATFMAFNRGKREGFFLKSVENAPLAKRRKQKLRSAATSRRVSPAPAAPGRAPAAKGGPRRANGPLPPS; from the exons ATGAAGGTGCTGCGCAAGGCAGCCTTGGTGCAGCGTGCCAAGACACAGGAGCACACACGCACCGAGCGCTCCGTGCTGGAGCTGGTGCGCCAGGCACCCTTCCTGGTCACGCTGCACTACGCCTTCCAGACTGATGCCAAGCTGCACCTCATCCTGG ACTATGTGAACGGCGGCGAGATGTTCACCCACCTCTACCAGCGCCAGTACTTCAAGGAGGCCGAGGTGCGCGTGTATGGGGGCGAGATCGTGCTGGCTCTGGAGCACCTGCATAAG CTGGGCATCATCTACCGAGATCTGAAGCTGGAGAATGTGCTTCTGGACTCCGAGGGCCATATTGTCCTCACCGACTTTGGGCTTAGCAAGGAGTTCCTGACAGAGGAG AAAGAGCGGACCTTCTCCTTCTGCGGCACCATCGAGTACATGGCCCCTGAAATCATCCGCAGCAAGTCGGGCCACGGCAAG GCTGTAGACTGGTGGAGCCTTGGCATCCTGCTCTTCGAGCTGCTGACAGGGGCCTCACCCTTCACCCTGGAGGGCGAGAGGAACACGCAGGCAGAGGTGTCTCG ACGGATCCTGAAGtgctcccctcccttccccccccgGATCGGGCCAGTGGCACAGGACCTACTGCAGCGGCTACTCTGCAAGGACCCCAGGAAGCGACTGGGTGCAGGACCCCAGGGGGCACAGGAAGTTAAGGACCACCCCTTCTTCCAG gGTCTGGACTGGGCTGCTCTGGCTGCTAGGAAGATTCCAGCCCCATTCCGACCCCAGATCCGCTCAGAGCTGGATGTGGGCAACTTTGCAGAGGAATTTACCCGACTGGAGCCTGTCTACTCACCCCCTGGCAGCCCCCCACCTGGGGACCCTCGCATCTTCCAG gGATACTCCTTCGTGGCGCCATCCATCTTGTTTGACCGCAACAACGCGGTGATGACCGATGTGCTGGAAGCGTCTGGCGCTGGAGACCGGCCCGGCCCGGCGGCGTTGGCCAGGAGCGTCATGATGCAG GATTCGCCCTTCTTCCAGCAGTACGAACTGGACCTGCGGGAACCCGCGTTGGGCCAGGGTAGTTTCTCCGTGTGCCGCCGCTGCCGCCAGCTACAGAGCGGCCAAGAGTTCGCGGTCAAGATCCTCAGTCGCAG gctggAGGAGAACACGCAGCGCGAAGTGGCTGCCCTGCGGCTGTGCCAGTCGCATCCCAACGTGGTGAAGCTGCACGAAGTGCATCACGACCAG CTGCACACGTACCTGGTCCTGGAGCTGCTGCAGGGCGGGGAGCTGCTGGAGCACATCCGCAAGAAGCGGCACTTCAGCGAGTCCGAGGCGAGCCAGATCCTGCGCAGCCTCGTGTCGGCCGTGAGCTTCATGCACGAGGAGGCGGGCGTAGTGCACCGCGACCTGAAGCCCGAG AACATCCTGTACGCCGATGACACGCCCGGGGCCCCGGTGAAGATCATCGACTTCGGGTTCGCGCGCCTGCGCCCGCAAAGCCCCGCAGGGCCCATGCAGACGCCTTGCTTCACGCTGCAGTACGCGGCCCCCGAACTGCTGGCCCAGCAGGGCTACGACGAGTCCTGCGACCTCTGGAGCCTCGGCGTCATTCTG TACATGATGCTGTCGGGCCAGGTCCCCTTCCAGGGGGCCTCAGGCCAAGGCGGGCAGAGTCAGGCGGCGGAGATCATGTGCAAGATCCGCGAGGGGCGCTTCTCTCTTGACGGGGAGGCCTGGGAAGGCGTGTCTGAGGAAGCCAAGGAGCTGGTCCGAG GGCTCCTGACTGTGGATCCCGCCAAGCGGCTGAAGCTCGAGGGGCTGCGGGGCAGCTCATGGCTGCAGGACGGCAGCGCGCGCTCCTCGCCTCCGCTGCGGACGCCGGACGTGCTGGAGTCCTCGGGGTCCGCTGTGCGCTCCGGGCTCAACGCCACCTTCATG GCGTTCAACAGGGGCAAACGCGAGGGTTTCTTCCTGAAGAGCGTGGAAAACGCGCCGCTGGCCAAGCGGCGGAAACAGAAGCTACGGAGCGCCGCCACGTCCCGCCGCGTCTCCCCCGCGCCCGCCGCCCCGGGCCGGGCCCCGGCTGCCAAGGGAGGCCCCCGACGAGCCAATGGCCCCCTACCCCCCTCCTAG
- the RPS6KA4 gene encoding ribosomal protein S6 kinase alpha-4 isoform X1: protein MGDEDEDEGCAVELQITEANLTGHEEKVGVENFQLLKVLGTGAYGKVFLVRKAGGHDAGKLYAMKVLRKAALVQRAKTQEHTRTERSVLELVRQAPFLVTLHYAFQTDAKLHLILDYVNGGEMFTHLYQRQYFKEAEVRVYGGEIVLALEHLHKLGIIYRDLKLENVLLDSEGHIVLTDFGLSKEFLTEEKERTFSFCGTIEYMAPEIIRSKSGHGKAVDWWSLGILLFELLTGASPFTLEGERNTQAEVSRRILKCSPPFPPRIGPVAQDLLQRLLCKDPRKRLGAGPQGAQEVKDHPFFQGLDWAALAARKIPAPFRPQIRSELDVGNFAEEFTRLEPVYSPPGSPPPGDPRIFQGYSFVAPSILFDRNNAVMTDVLEASGAGDRPGPAALARSVMMQDSPFFQQYELDLREPALGQGSFSVCRRCRQLQSGQEFAVKILSRRLEENTQREVAALRLCQSHPNVVKLHEVHHDQLHTYLVLELLQGGELLEHIRKKRHFSESEASQILRSLVSAVSFMHEEAGVVHRDLKPENILYADDTPGAPVKIIDFGFARLRPQSPAGPMQTPCFTLQYAAPELLAQQGYDESCDLWSLGVILYMMLSGQVPFQGASGQGGQSQAAEIMCKIREGRFSLDGEAWEGVSEEAKELVRGLLTVDPAKRLKLEGLRGSSWLQDGSARSSPPLRTPDVLESSGSAVRSGLNATFMAFNRGKREGFFLKSVENAPLAKRRKQKLRSAATSRRVSPAPAAPGRAPAAKGGPRRANGPLPPS, encoded by the exons ATGGGGGACGAGGACGAGGACGAGGGCTGTGCCGTGGAGCTGCAGATCACCgaag CCAACCTGACGGGGCACGAGGAGAAGGTAGGCGTGGAGAACTTCCAGCTGCTCAAGGTGCTGGGCACGGGAG CCTACGGGAAGGTGTTCCTGGTGCGGAAGGCGGGCGGGCACGACGCGGGCAAGCTGTATGCCATGAAGGTGCTGCGCAAGGCAGCCTTGGTGCAGCGTGCCAAGACACAGGAGCACACACGCACCGAGCGCTCCGTGCTGGAGCTGGTGCGCCAGGCACCCTTCCTGGTCACGCTGCACTACGCCTTCCAGACTGATGCCAAGCTGCACCTCATCCTGG ACTATGTGAACGGCGGCGAGATGTTCACCCACCTCTACCAGCGCCAGTACTTCAAGGAGGCCGAGGTGCGCGTGTATGGGGGCGAGATCGTGCTGGCTCTGGAGCACCTGCATAAG CTGGGCATCATCTACCGAGATCTGAAGCTGGAGAATGTGCTTCTGGACTCCGAGGGCCATATTGTCCTCACCGACTTTGGGCTTAGCAAGGAGTTCCTGACAGAGGAG AAAGAGCGGACCTTCTCCTTCTGCGGCACCATCGAGTACATGGCCCCTGAAATCATCCGCAGCAAGTCGGGCCACGGCAAG GCTGTAGACTGGTGGAGCCTTGGCATCCTGCTCTTCGAGCTGCTGACAGGGGCCTCACCCTTCACCCTGGAGGGCGAGAGGAACACGCAGGCAGAGGTGTCTCG ACGGATCCTGAAGtgctcccctcccttccccccccgGATCGGGCCAGTGGCACAGGACCTACTGCAGCGGCTACTCTGCAAGGACCCCAGGAAGCGACTGGGTGCAGGACCCCAGGGGGCACAGGAAGTTAAGGACCACCCCTTCTTCCAG gGTCTGGACTGGGCTGCTCTGGCTGCTAGGAAGATTCCAGCCCCATTCCGACCCCAGATCCGCTCAGAGCTGGATGTGGGCAACTTTGCAGAGGAATTTACCCGACTGGAGCCTGTCTACTCACCCCCTGGCAGCCCCCCACCTGGGGACCCTCGCATCTTCCAG gGATACTCCTTCGTGGCGCCATCCATCTTGTTTGACCGCAACAACGCGGTGATGACCGATGTGCTGGAAGCGTCTGGCGCTGGAGACCGGCCCGGCCCGGCGGCGTTGGCCAGGAGCGTCATGATGCAG GATTCGCCCTTCTTCCAGCAGTACGAACTGGACCTGCGGGAACCCGCGTTGGGCCAGGGTAGTTTCTCCGTGTGCCGCCGCTGCCGCCAGCTACAGAGCGGCCAAGAGTTCGCGGTCAAGATCCTCAGTCGCAG gctggAGGAGAACACGCAGCGCGAAGTGGCTGCCCTGCGGCTGTGCCAGTCGCATCCCAACGTGGTGAAGCTGCACGAAGTGCATCACGACCAG CTGCACACGTACCTGGTCCTGGAGCTGCTGCAGGGCGGGGAGCTGCTGGAGCACATCCGCAAGAAGCGGCACTTCAGCGAGTCCGAGGCGAGCCAGATCCTGCGCAGCCTCGTGTCGGCCGTGAGCTTCATGCACGAGGAGGCGGGCGTAGTGCACCGCGACCTGAAGCCCGAG AACATCCTGTACGCCGATGACACGCCCGGGGCCCCGGTGAAGATCATCGACTTCGGGTTCGCGCGCCTGCGCCCGCAAAGCCCCGCAGGGCCCATGCAGACGCCTTGCTTCACGCTGCAGTACGCGGCCCCCGAACTGCTGGCCCAGCAGGGCTACGACGAGTCCTGCGACCTCTGGAGCCTCGGCGTCATTCTG TACATGATGCTGTCGGGCCAGGTCCCCTTCCAGGGGGCCTCAGGCCAAGGCGGGCAGAGTCAGGCGGCGGAGATCATGTGCAAGATCCGCGAGGGGCGCTTCTCTCTTGACGGGGAGGCCTGGGAAGGCGTGTCTGAGGAAGCCAAGGAGCTGGTCCGAG GGCTCCTGACTGTGGATCCCGCCAAGCGGCTGAAGCTCGAGGGGCTGCGGGGCAGCTCATGGCTGCAGGACGGCAGCGCGCGCTCCTCGCCTCCGCTGCGGACGCCGGACGTGCTGGAGTCCTCGGGGTCCGCTGTGCGCTCCGGGCTCAACGCCACCTTCATG GCGTTCAACAGGGGCAAACGCGAGGGTTTCTTCCTGAAGAGCGTGGAAAACGCGCCGCTGGCCAAGCGGCGGAAACAGAAGCTACGGAGCGCCGCCACGTCCCGCCGCGTCTCCCCCGCGCCCGCCGCCCCGGGCCGGGCCCCGGCTGCCAAGGGAGGCCCCCGACGAGCCAATGGCCCCCTACCCCCCTCCTAG